The window TATTTTCAATACATAGTATAATATCTTTTGTCACTAAATTGTCTGGTGATGATGGCGAAGAGGTCACACCCGTTCCCATGCCGAACACGGAAGTTAAGCTCTTCAGCGCCGATGGTAGTTGGGGGTCTCCCCCTGTGAGAGTAGGACATCGCCAGGCTTTCTTCATTCCGCAGTAGCTCAGTGGTAGAGCTATCGGCTGTTAACCGATCGGTCGTAGGTTCGAATCCTACCTGCGGAGCCAATTTGGAGAGCTGTCCGAGTGGCCGAAGGAGCACGATTGGAAATCGTGTAGGCGGTAACCCCGTCTCAAGGGTTCGAATCCCTTGCTCTCCGCCACAATTTACATAATAAAGGGCCCGTTGGTCAAGCGGTTAAGACACCGCCCTTTCACGGCGGTAACACGGGTTCGAATCCCGTACGGGTCACCATTTTATAGAATATACACCAGTATTTTTATTCGGAGGATTAGCTCAGCTGGGAGAGCATCTGCCTTACAAGCAGAGGGTCGGCGGTTCGAGCCCGTCATCCTCCACCATATCTTTTATATCGTCGCGGGGTGGAGCAGTTCGGTAGCTCGTCGGGCTCATAACCCGAAGGTCGCAGGTTCAAATCCTGCCCCCGCAACCAAAATGGTCCGGTAGTTCAGTTGGTTAGAATGCCTGCCTGTCACGCAGGAGGTCGCGGGTTCGAGTCCCGTCCGGACCGCCATTTTTAAAAAGAATACTTGGCTCGGTAGCTCAGTTGGTAGAGCAACGGACTGAAAATCCGTGTGTCGGCGGTTCGATTCCGTCCCGAGCCACCACTATTTGCCGGTGTAGCTCAATTGGTAGAGCAACTGACTTGTAATCAGTAGGTTGGGGGTTCAAGTCCTCTTGCCGGCACTGTTTTTCAAATGTGGAGGGGTAGCGAAGTGGCTAAACGCGGCGGACTGTAAATCCGCTCCCTCCGGGTTCGGCGGTTCGAATCCGCCCCCCTCCACCATTTTTGTTTTCATAGGGGCATAGTTTAAAGGTAGAACAGAGGTCTCCAAAACCTCCGGTGTGGGTTCGATTCCTACTGCCCCTGCCAATTTTCTTAATATGATTCATAACATCTATGGCGGTTGTGGCGAAGTGGTTAACGCACCAGATTGTGGCTCTGGCACTCGTGGGTTCGATTCCCATCAATCGCCCCATTTTATTATTGGGCTATAGCCAAGCGGTAAGGCAACGGACTTTGACTCCGTCATGCGTTGGTTCGAATCCAGCTAGCCCAGTTGATTTGCGGAAGTAGTTCAGTGGTAGAACACCACCTTGCCAAGGTGGGGGTCGCGGGTTCGAATCCCGTCTTCCGCTCCAATAATGGCGGCATAGCCAAGTGGTAAGGCAGAGGTCTGCAAAACCTTTATCCCCGGTTCAAATCCGGGTGTCGCCTTTTTTGAAAAGACTGCCGGGGTGGTGGAATTGGCAGACACACAGGACTTAAAATCCTGCGGTAGGTGACTACCGTGCCGGTTCAAGTCCGGCCCTCGGCACCATTGTTTTTAAATATAAGTTGCGCTCTTTAATGATCATGCCGGTGTGGCGGAATTGGCAGACGCGCACGACTCAAAATCGTGTTCCTCACGGAGTGCCGGTTCGACCCCGGCCACCGGTATCTATTAAAAGTTTCATGATCGGTTTTTACCGTCAACCTAACGTTTCACCACAATGGTGAAACGTTTTTTTGTGGTTAAAACGAGTTATTTAGATGAAAATATAAACTTATTAGAAAATTTTGCAACAGCAGTTAGGCGTTATACCACTCTTATCAAGCAGATCGTGTAGCTGCCTCCCTTGAAATAAGAAGGACCAATAGAATATGCTAAATGCTGAAGGAAATGAATTCGCCTAGGATTATCTCGATTTTGAACATGGCTTGTGTTTAGATGACTACGGGGAGACATTCTCAGCAGCTGAAAGCGTGTATCATGTTGAAGATCGTTGGGAGAACTACGATAAAATCAAAGAAGTGATTCAAAAGCGTTATATAGATTGGGTGAATCAACGTTAAGGAATCTAGTTTTGTTTCAATAAATAAGAGCTTCTCATCTTTGTACTGTTTCATGTGGACGTTACAATTGGCTATAGGAGATAAATAGAATGAATTTAGAGGGGCGGAGTTGTTATCTTGCAAACGAAGACGATATTACAGACCATCATTGAAGACGAGGGATCACGAGATTATCCGCTTTTTAGACAGTACTGTGAGAGAAAAGAGCAAGGTCTGCGTAAAGATGCGCTTAAAGTTCTTCAGTCCTTTATTGCGGAGATGAAGGAGAACGAGGTTGAAGCAAAGCGTGTATTTGTTGCTTGGCTGTTTGAGTGGATTGAACGGTTTGAGGATGGTCATCATTTGCTTGTGTTTCCATTGGTAAATGAGGTGATTCAGCCCGTTCTGCAAGAGTGGGAGAATTTTGATCCAATGGATGTAAGACCATATCGCTGGCAAGGCTTGTTCGTGCATCAGGGAGAAGGGCTGCCTTACTTATTGAAGGCACTAGAGCTTGGAGGCAGCAAGGAGCAGCGTGTGATAGTTCAAATTTGTGAAACCTATCTATCGGCCTTATGGTATTCGTTTCATCATATACATGAAGATCTTTATTTAAGCACCTATGAGAAAGATCAAGAGCGAATTCAGGGCATTGAAGATGTCATGACACTGATTGAAGATAAGAGGATTCGTACCAATGTTGAAAAACATTCGGTCTACTATAACCAGCTTTTATCGGATTGGAAGGAATTTCAGCAGACGGAGACAAGAGGCTTTATGAAATGGTGTGCGGAGCGTAGGAAGCCCTATGAGTGGGTAGAGGCATTTTATTATCATCAATAGATGAGGAAACGGCAGAATTCATTCTGCCGTTTTTTTACTTATGCCATATTCGCTCTATTTCTACATGATCTGGTCTAAAATATTGCAGAACATAGACATCTGGATTGCTTAGCTGCTCCCACTCCTTGATTCCAATCGTGGGATCGGCGTGTTTTAGAAGCAGGCTCATAATATTGCCATGTGTGGCGAATAAGGTATGATCTTTTCCTAATTTTATTTGTTCATAGAGTGCCTCTACAATACGGTTCATCGCTTCTTGGCTCGATTCTCCGCCTTCACAGGTCATATGTAAGTCCGAAAAACTGAGCTTTAGTTTCTCATACCAATCGTCCATTGGTTTGCTGCTTAACACACGTTCAGAAAGACGCTGATCAATTTGTACCTCGAGCTGTTTCACATGAGCAAGGGGCTCAGTGGTTTGGATCGTTCGTTTATAAGGACTTGAGATGATCTGATTGAGGTGGATACCGGAAAAGAACTGTGCTAGTTCGTGAGATTGTGCGATGCCTTGAGGCGTTAAAGACGCATCCTCGGATTGTCCATTTGCTTGGCAATGTCTGACGATATAATATGTTTTCATGGGGCACACCTCTCATCGAGTATAAAAAAATCATCCAGGATTGGATGAGGATTCATGAAGGTCTAGGTTCATTTGTTCGGATCTGTTTCTTTATAGGGATCTGTTAGCTTCGAGGTTAGGTCTAAGTTGAACAAAAAATCGTCTACGGTGTCTGTGCCAAAGGGAAGTGTGGAGAAGTTGATTGGGATGCTGTCTTCTTGCTTTTCTGAAGTGACCTGCTGTTTAGGCTGCTTTTTTCTCCAGTACTTAAACAAGCGCATGTAAAGCCCCCTTTTCTATGAAAAAGATGGATTTATACATAATATACGGGGAGAGTTGTCCAGGCGTCAAATGTTTTCTTAGAGAACGATGAAAAGAGCCACAGGAAAGTGCAGCTCTTTTTGTACATTTACATAGCACGACGTAATGCTTTCAGCACTTTACGTTCGCATTTTAAGTTATATCGCTTGTGATGGAGTTTATCCGTGTTACATCTGCCAATGACTTGTCTGACATCTGGATGATAAATGATGAGATTCCTGAAAGTTGGATCATTCAATAACGTGTGAAACCAGCTGAATTTTTTGAGATGTGCTGCATTTCTAGAGATATCCTCTTCATCTACCTGTAGAAAAGGGATATACACAGCAAGTGAAAAGATATCGAAAATGAATCCCATGTTGGTTTCCTCCTTCCATATTTTTTCCTACGCTTAGAAGAAGGAAAGGTTTCATTCAATAAACCTTTAAAAACAATCCCAGTGCATCAACCATTCTTTTTTGTCTTTGTCGTAATAGAAATACATCGTGCCGTTATCACCAATCATAAACCGAGGTTTTTCTTCTGGGGCGATTTGCAGCATGAATTCTCCTGGTTGATGACGGGGTGGGGATTGAATATATGCGCCATATCCATCGATTTTTGTGAATGAATAATTTGTGTATTGCTTAAAGAAGTGTTCTGTCGCTTCCTCACTTTCATTTACTTCTGATAAATCAACATATGACCACGCTTTTTCCCAGCAAGGGAAGTCCTTTTGCTCACTTTCATTCCATTGAATTTGAAACGGTTTGAGTCCTCTCACTTCTTCTGGAGTCTCAACTACTTCGAATCCTTCCATAGTTGCGTATTCAATAAGCTTTCAGCCTTCGCCGTTTTTGGTGATATCAATCGGAAGTGCTTTCTGATTAAGAAAGATTTGAATCATCTTACATTCATTGCATCCGTTCATTCCTCCTGGCACTTCAGGTAAATAAATTTGTAAGATCGGAATCATGACACCATCTTGATCTGCTGGCCAGCCTTGATCGGGGTGGATGAAGAAATGACTGGCAAACCAGCTGTGTGCTGCTGGATCAGGACGAAAACCGCCAATCTTAGCCACGATGGGTGTTTTTCCTAGTTGTTCTAATTCGTGAAAAGCCTTTATCTCCATTACTTATCCCTCAATCTTTAGCCAGCAATGTGGGCATCTTGAAACGTGCCATTGATATTGCCTGAGACAATGATGACATGTCCCCAAAATAAATCACCGTCATGACAGTACACTTCAAACTCTCCATCTGGGTAAGCATGAAGGCTTTCGAGAGAGATGCGGCTCATAAATTGATCCAGTGTGAGCTCTTCTTGTTTTTCAGCGGAGTCATCTTGTGCCTGCCAGTCTTTAGCTAGTTCAATCAGTTGATTTGCTGCAAATGATTTAATGGAAGAGTTCCATGTGGTCTGCTCTTCCATGAGTTGTCTAGCGGTTCGAAGAGAGTCGTTTACTTTTTCATCTTCTTCGAGGTTGAAGTAGAGCAGGCAATCTTGATTGCTCCATTGGATCGTTGTTTCAAATAAGTCTAGTCCTTTCACTAATTCAAAGGTGCCCAGCATGCCATCATGGTAAAAGACAGGTTTTTGAGCTTCTTCTAGTATCTCTTGAAGCTCTTGATCCTGTGTATCTGTATCGATGAGTGATACAAGCATGAACTCACCTTCACCTTTTCGGACCTGAAGTGTCACGATTGATTCTTTATGTAATTGTGCCTGCTTTTCCCGCAAGCCCTCTTCATCTGTTAACCAGCAGAGCCTTATGTTTTCGGTTGTGATGAGGTCTTTTTCCTTCCATGCAATCAGTGGAATAGAAGCGGTCCAAAGAGATTCCTGTCCAGTTTTTCCTGCGCCTACTCCTGAAGGTCCTGTGACAGCAATGATGTGATCTATTTCTTCTGAAAATCTTTCTTTAAATGCGCTTATTTGTTTGTTATTCTTCATGTGATGTCCTCCAGCCTGCTTTTTGAAAATCTATATCTTTATCACACCGCACATCAGGAGGAGAAATCAAGCTTTTTTTTGCTTAAAACTTTTTTAGATTGACAGAGGGAGAGAAAATACATGGATTGCTGGAGGGTGAGTCACAATAAAAAACAAATGGATTATGTATTGAATTTTGTATAAATTTAGGTGAAAGAGTCGAAAGGCCTAGGTGATTCTTCCTTTTCTTTATAATTACTTTGACACGAATAGATGAAAAAAGTAAAGTAGTACTGAGTGATTTACAAACCTTTCTTCATCCACTAAAACATGAAGTGTGTGTAAATGAAGTGTAAATGGATATTTTTCCTTTTATTTACTCGTATTTTTTTTTGAAACCTTTGAAGCTTCTCATACGTTATATTAAAGGAGCACATATATCCGGCGGAAAAAAGAGCATCGGAATGCTTGGTGAAGAAGATTTACATTTGCAAAATCAATGTAAATTTTTTATGATTTCATTTATATCAGAACGATAACTAAGAAAGAAGAGGTTTTATGAAAAAAATATTTGCGAACAAATATAGCTTTTTTGTATTGGCTGTCCTTTTATTTTGGGCGAAATCGTACGCTGCCTACAAAATGGACTTTAATTTAGGAGTGAAAGGTTCTTTTCAAGAGGGGCTTCTCTTATTAAATCCATTTAGTTCAGCCATTGTGTTTTTGGGACTGGCTCTCTTTTTGAAGGGTCGTAAATCTGCCATTGTTTTAATTGTTATTGACTTTATTATGACCGCACTTTTATATGCGAATGTAGCGTACTACCGTTTCTTTGATGACTTTTTGACTTTCTCCACAATGAAGCAAGCAGGCAATCTTGGAGGAGGCATGACTGGCGGTGTATTATCTAGTATTAAGCCGCATGACCTTTTGTATTTCCTTGATATCATTATCTTGATTGCGATTGTGATTTGGAGACCAGAAGTGAAGAAATTCCAAATGAAAAAGACATTTGCACTGCTGATTGTGGCTGCAGGTGTAGGACTGTTTTTTGTAAATCTTCATTTAGCTGAAAAGGACCGTCCAGAATTATTAACAAGAACATTTGATCACAAGTATGTTGTCAAATACTTAGGTGTTTATAATTATACGATTTATGACGGAGTACAATCAGCACAAAATGCAACACAGGTAGCAAATGCGAGCAGTGAAGATTTAACGGATGTTGTAAACTATACGGCTTCTCACTATGCGAAGCCAAACGCAGAGTATTTTGGTAAAGCAAAAGGGAAAAACATCATTAAAATCCATTTAGAAAGCTTCCAGTCTTTCTTAATTGACTACAAACTAAATGGAGAAGAAGTGACGCCGTTTTTAAACAAACTAGCTCATGGTAAAGAGGATTTTACGTATTTCGACAACTTCTTCCATCAGACAGGTCAAGGAAAGACAGCTGATGCTGAGCTAATGATGGATAATAGTATGTTCGGCTTGCCAGAGGGAGCAGCGTTTGTGACAAAAGGTGAAAATACTTACCAATCACTCCCTGCCATCCTAGATCAAAAAGCAGGCTATACGAGCGCAGTGCTTCACGGGGACTATAAATCTTTCTGGAACCGTGACACGATTTATAAGCATATGGGATATGATCAATTCTTCGATGCTTCATATTACAACATGGATGAAGAAAATCTTGTGAATATGGGTCTGAAGGATAAACCATTCTTCAAAGAATCAATCCCGATGCTAGAATCAATGAAAAAGCCATTTTATGCACATTTAATGACATTGACTAATCACTATCCATTTAATTTAGATGAAAAAGATGCGACAATTGCTAAGGCAACAACTGGTGACAAAACAGTAGATAACTACTTCCAAACAGCAAGATATCTAGATGAGTCATTAGAGCAATTCTTTAAAGACTTGAAAAAATCAGGTATGTATAAAGACTCGGTAATTTTATTATATGGTGATCACAACGGTATTTCTGAAAACCATAACCGTGCAATGAGCGAAATTCAAGGGAAAGAAATTACACCTTATCAAAATGCACAAAACCAGCGTGTACCACTCATGATTCGTATTCCTGGCAAACAGGGCGGCGTGAACCATACGTATGGTGGTGAAGTAGACGTGATGCCTACGCTTCTTCACTTACAAGGTATTGATTCAAATGAGTATGTGAATTTTGGAACAGATCTATTCTCTAAGAAGCATGATCAAACTGTTGCATTCCGTAACGGAAACTATGTGACACCAAAATATACACTCGTAGATAACACTGTCTACGATACAAAAACAGGTAAAGTTGTGAAACAAAATAAAAAGACAGAGGCGATTAAAGCCCGTGTCGATAATCAGTTAAGCCTTTCAGATAAAGTGCTTTATAGGGATCTTCTTCGATTCCATAAGCTGTCTGACTTTAAACCAGTGAATCCATCTGATTATTTCTATGGTAAATCAAAAGAAAAAGAAGAGGATTCTTCTGCTAAGTAACTGAGTTTTGGGCAAGCACAGAAGGGTGCTTGCCTTTTTCTCTCTCACCGCTTGATTTGTTGGCAAAATATGTTTATATTTAGGGTGATACAAGCGTGATGCTGGCGTGCAGCTGGCGGAACTCATTTCGTCCTAGGGGATTTCAGGAGGAGCTTATGACAACAAATACAAAAACACAAAAAAAGAAATCAGAATTATGGGGCTGGTTCAAAGCCATCTTAATCGCATTCATTGCTGTTTTTATCATTCGTAACTTTTTATTCGCACCGTATATTGTAAAAGGAACCTCTATGGATCCAACACTGCATAATACAGAGCGGGTTTTTGTGAATAAAACGGTTGATTACTTCGGCGATTACAAACGGGGACAGATCATTGTTCTTGATGGGGAAGATCGCAGCACTCATTATGTAAAACGATTAATTGGTTTACCCGGTGATAAAATTGAAATGAAAAATGACCAGCTATATGTCAATGGACAAAAAGTGGCGGAGCCTTACTTAGCGTCAAACAAAAAGAAAGCAGCCGCAGATGGGACCTTGCTGACACCTGATTTTGGTCCTCTTACCGTTCCAAAAGGAAAGTATTTTGTCATGGGTGACAATCGTCAAAACTCAATGGACAGCCGTAATGGCTTAGGTCTTTTTACAAAGAGTGATATTCAAGGAACCACTTCATTTGTGTTTTACCCTTTCCAAGACATTCGACTACTCAATGATTAATGACTCATAAAAAAAAGCACACAGAGGTGTGCTTCAGATTGTTGACAAAGGGCTAAAATGAACTTTATTTTAGCCCTTTGTCTTTATTCAGCGTGATAGAAAGCCTTTGAAGTCTAGGAAGAACGAGCATCGAAGCGGAGCGCATTAAATATTCGTGAGCACCGGAGCGCAGGACTGACAAAGAATGCGAAGGTTTGTCTACACGCTGAAAGCACACAGAGGTGTGCTTTTTCTATTTCATTCAGCATGGCTTTTTGTGATCGCCTGTTCAAGATCTGCAAGGATGTCTTCAATCGCTTCTGTTCCAACAGATAAACGAATGAGTTCTGGTGTGACGCCTGTCGCTTTTTGTTCTGCTTCACTTAATTGTTGATGCGTTGTGCTGGCAGGATGAATAATCAGTGATTTAGAATCGCCCACATTTGCGAGGTGTGAGAAAAGCTTAACGGAATCAATGAGCTTTTTACCAGCACCTCGTCCACCTTTAATACCGAATGTGAGAATGGCGCCTTGTCCTTTTGGCAAATAGGTTTGAGCAAGCTCATAAGATTCATGGCTTTCAAGACCTGGGTAGCTTACCCAATCTACAAGAGGGTGATCTTGTAAAAATTGCGCTGTTTTTAACGCATTTTCACTATGACGCTCGAGACGCAAATGTAAAGTTTCTAGGCCTTGCAGAAGTAAAAATGAGTTAAATGGAGACAGGGCAGCCCCTAAATCCCGCAAGAGCTGTACACGTGCTTTTGTGATATAAGCGGCTTCTCCAATTGCTTCGGTATACGTCAGACCGTGATAACTTGGATCTGGTTCAGTCAGCCCTTTGAACTTATCACTGTCTGCCCAAGGAAACTGGCCGCTATCGACAATGACACCGCCGATTGATGTACCATGACCGCCAATGAATTTCGTAGCGGAATGGACGACAATGTCTGCACCAAACTCGATCGGTCTTAATAAATAGGGGCTTGCGAGCGTATTGTCCACAATAAGCGGAATATGGTGCTTGTGTGCAATGGCCGAGACGGCTTCAATATGTAGAATGTCGCCTTTAGGATTCCCAATGCTTTCTGCATACACTGCCTTCGTTTTGTCTGTAATCGCTGCTTCGAGTTCTTCCAAGTTGGATGAATCAACAAATTTCACTGTAATGCCGAGCTTTTTGAGTGTATGGGCAAATAAATTGTACGTGCCTCCATAAAGGCTGCTGGAGGATACAATTTCGTCACCAGCTCCTGCAATGTTTAAAATAGAATAAGTTGTCGCTGCTTGTCCAGAAGAGACAGCAAGTGCACCAATGCCGCCCTCAAGCTCAGCGATCCGTTTTTCAAAGACGTCATTTGTAGGGTTCATAATGCGAGAATAAATATTTCCGGGTTCCTGCAGTCCAAATAAATTCGCCGCATGCTCACTATCTCTAAAACCGAAAGAGCTTGTTTGGTAAATAGGCACGGCTCTTGAATAGGTTGCTGAATCAAGCTCCTGACCTGCGTGAATGGCTTTTGTTTCTAAACGGAATGGACGTTCTTCTGACATGTGTGTATCCTCCTTTTGTTAGATAAAACCAACTACTTTGATAAGAAATATTTAATAAGACTATAAATCTTGTTTCATGCTTGGTCAATCATTTTTTAGATAAATCTGAAAAAATAATCAATAAAGTTGATGGACTTTTTTATTTCAATTGGAAGGGTGTATATGTTGGTGAAAAGAGAGATTGTTTCATTAGAGAGTGCGGATCAGTTTTTTTAGAAAGCAGCAAATCATTCAAGTGTTGTTTGAAAAGATCATGCTCGCCATCGTTTTAGATGAATTCTATAAGCGATTAATCTAATTTGAAGCACAAAGAATGCCAGCTGGTGGAATCATGGGGAAAGCCTATGCTGTAGGTTGCTTTTTCATAGAAAGGAGCGTGTCATATGTTGGATGTTACTCAAGAAGGCAAGGGCTTTTTTCCCAATGATCTCTCTTGTATATACATATTTTAAGTGACAAGAGAAGAAGGAAAATATGCTCACTTTTTTGTCGGAATTATCAGTAAATATTTCATAAATGGAGTTATAACGACATATAATCAGGACTTTTATATCTGATATATCGGGGGAATTCTTTCTATCTCACAAAAAAGAAAGAATATATAAAGGAGATGATAAAAATGACCTATTTCAAAAAAAGAAGAAAAAAGATGGTTTAATTGCCATTATCTGGGTTTTGTGGTTCTTATGGAGTGGAAAAACCTAGTTAATAAGAGAGGGGTTATACACTTAAAAGTGAATAATTGAATAAAAAGTCACATTTTACCCAAAAGTATGTTCGGTCAAAAATGGGATCTTCTGTTGATGTTTGGAGAGTGACGCCTATGATACGATCATCATAAGCTGGGAGGTGAAAAGTATGACTTATGCAGCGCCGCAAGTTGACTATTCCACTATGGAACCTGCTATTATGGACCAAGCTTGGTTCTTAGTATTTGTTGCTGTCCTTCTTGGATTGGGAGCAACAGTTGTTCTAGGAGCAGCAGTTTGGTGTTTAGCAAACGGCAAGGGTAGCTTTACAGGAGCCGTTCAGTGGGAAAGTGGCTTAAAAGTCAAAATTGAATGTAAGTAGCTATACTTAGGATTCATCTTTTTACTTCTATGAAATGACACCAGGGCTAAACCGTCTGTGGCGGGCGGTTTAGCCTGATCTGTTTTTAAAGAATATGCAGACACTTGGAGGTTATATGTTTACGATCGAGAATTTAACTAAGACGTATAAAAATAACGTGACTGCTGTCAATGATTTTCATCTACAGATCGACCCTCATCAAATCGTTGCTGTTGCTGGACCGAATGGTTCCGGTAAAACAACGATGATTAACTGTATACTCGGCATCATTAAGCATACAGAAGGAACGATTCTCTTGCAGGACGTCACAAATGACGAACCATCCTTTAAAAAACAAGTAGCCTATGTTCCAGATGATCTGCTACTCCCTGAAGCATTGACTGGTGCTGAATATTTAGATTTTGTTTCTTCTATGTATGAATGTAAAACAATTCATAGAAGAAATCAACTAATTGAACTGTTTGATATGGACTCGGCTTTATCAAGACCGATCGAAACCTATTCACATGGTATGAAAAAAAAGACACAGCTGATTGCCGCCTTTATGCTTGATAGTCAATTGGTGATCATGGATGAGCCCTTTAGAGGACTTGATATTGAAGCGGTTATAAACACAAAGAAACTGATGAAGCGTTATGCCGAGCACCATGGTGCGATCTTGCTTTCAACGCATGATATGCTTTCAGCGGAAGAGCTGTGCCACAAAATCGCCATTATTTCTAAGGGAAATAAAATGGATGAAGGAACGGTCTCAGCCTTAAAGGAGAAGTATCAATCAAGCACATTGGAACAGGTGTTTCTGAAAGCTTCAATGTTAAGTGATAGGGGTGCACATTTTGATGAAATCATTAATCATTTCTAGAATGATGCTTAAAATGTGGCAGCAGGAGATGTATAAGCTCTTTGATACTCAGACGAAGCGGATCATTGTGATCTTATTCTTTTTGTTTGCCGTCACAATGGGAGCTATCATCGGATACAGTTTTACGGGTGTCTTTATGAAGGCTTTCTTAAATGGAGATGAACGTTCACTTGGATTACTCGTTGTGTCAATGGCGATCAATGCATCCATATTTACAAGCTTGTTATTCGTTTTGATCAAGGTCAGAACGCCTGAGCAAGACCGTTTTTCTATGCAGCTCAGCTGGTTCCCGCTTTCTACCTTTCAGAAAAGCCTTGGATACTTTATTCCGATGGTGACAGTGGTGGCAGGACTTGTGTTATTTTTTATCGGTATCCTGCTTTTACCTAACTTTATTGCCCAGGGAATCGGTATTTTCTTTATCTTTACGTTCTTTTTAATGGTGATTTTGCAATCGCTTTTTGTCTTAATGCTTCTGCAACTCATTTATAATATTACCTATTTGGTCGTTCTGAAATTAAAATTACCGTTGCAAAAATTTGCAGCGATCTTTGTTTTATTAGCACTGGTTGTGGCGTATGGAATGACGCATTTTGATATCAGTCAAATTCAGCAATCATATATACAGTTTGATTATCATTTGATGTATTTTACAGCACCGTTTTTCTTAGCGGCTCAAGGAATGTCTCCTGAAGGGGTAAATTATGCAATGTTGATCCTGTTCATCCTTTTATCGGCGGGCGGCGCATTTCTTTCTCTTGCGATGATGCCGATTATGGCAGAGAAAAAAGCGTTAACCTTTTTAAACAAACTGCCGTTCTCTTCTTCAAAAAAATGGTCACTTATTGTAAAGGAAATGAAATCACAGGTGCGAAATGAAGAAAACATTTTAAACTTTCTCATTCTCCTCATTGTGATCTTATTCGTCCGTTATCAGTTTGGATTCCGCTTTGAAGAAGAAGCGTTTTTTGTTCTCTGCGCTCTTGCTGGATTAACCGCCTTCAATTCATTTGGCAATGATAAACGAATGCTGGGGATGTACAAAACATTTGGCCTAAGATCGTGGGAAGTGGCTCTGTATAAGTTTATCGGGCTTTTGCTTGTTGGTATACTGCAAATTGCGTTATTCATGCTGACAACGCTGACGCTTCCTGATCAGGTTTGGAACGTATTGATTGGGGCCGCTGTTTTATGCAATGCCACTGCGCTCTTTTATGTGGTAGGTATTTTACTTCCGCTTGATCGAAACAATCCCTACACAGGCATTTTTTCATTTGGAGCACTTATTTTACTCATGATTCCGATTGTTTTTATTGGAAACTATGTCATAGGGGAGTCGAGTCAAACACTTCAGTGGCTGCTTG is drawn from Bacillus pumilus and contains these coding sequences:
- the lepB gene encoding signal peptidase I; this translates as MTTNTKTQKKKSELWGWFKAILIAFIAVFIIRNFLFAPYIVKGTSMDPTLHNTERVFVNKTVDYFGDYKRGQIIVLDGEDRSTHYVKRLIGLPGDKIEMKNDQLYVNGQKVAEPYLASNKKKAAADGTLLTPDFGPLTVPKGKYFVMGDNRQNSMDSRNGLGLFTKSDIQGTTSFVFYPFQDIRLLND
- a CDS encoding homocysteine synthase, producing the protein MSEERPFRLETKAIHAGQELDSATYSRAVPIYQTSSFGFRDSEHAANLFGLQEPGNIYSRIMNPTNDVFEKRIAELEGGIGALAVSSGQAATTYSILNIAGAGDEIVSSSSLYGGTYNLFAHTLKKLGITVKFVDSSNLEELEAAITDKTKAVYAESIGNPKGDILHIEAVSAIAHKHHIPLIVDNTLASPYLLRPIEFGADIVVHSATKFIGGHGTSIGGVIVDSGQFPWADSDKFKGLTEPDPSYHGLTYTEAIGEAAYITKARVQLLRDLGAALSPFNSFLLLQGLETLHLRLERHSENALKTAQFLQDHPLVDWVSYPGLESHESYELAQTYLPKGQGAILTFGIKGGRGAGKKLIDSVKLFSHLANVGDSKSLIIHPASTTHQQLSEAEQKATGVTPELIRLSVGTEAIEDILADLEQAITKSHAE
- a CDS encoding YwqG family protein, whose product is MEGFEVVETPEEVRGLKPFQIQWNESEQKDFPCWEKAWSYVDLSEVNESEEATEHFFKQYTNYSFTKIDGYGAYIQSPPRHQPGEFMLQIAPEEKPRFMIGDNGTMYFYYDKDKKEWLMHWDCF
- a CDS encoding histidine phosphatase family protein, translating into MKTYYIVRHCQANGQSEDASLTPQGIAQSHELAQFFSGIHLNQIISSPYKRTIQTTEPLAHVKQLEVQIDQRLSERVLSSKPMDDWYEKLKLSFSDLHMTCEGGESSQEAMNRIVEALYEQIKLGKDHTLFATHGNIMSLLLKHADPTIGIKEWEQLSNPDVYVLQYFRPDHVEIERIWHK
- a CDS encoding ABC transporter ATP-binding protein; the encoded protein is MFTIENLTKTYKNNVTAVNDFHLQIDPHQIVAVAGPNGSGKTTMINCILGIIKHTEGTILLQDVTNDEPSFKKQVAYVPDDLLLPEALTGAEYLDFVSSMYECKTIHRRNQLIELFDMDSALSRPIETYSHGMKKKTQLIAAFMLDSQLVIMDEPFRGLDIEAVINTKKLMKRYAEHHGAILLSTHDMLSAEELCHKIAIISKGNKMDEGTVSALKEKYQSSTLEQVFLKASMLSDRGAHFDEIINHF
- a CDS encoding LTA synthase family protein, producing MKKIFANKYSFFVLAVLLFWAKSYAAYKMDFNLGVKGSFQEGLLLLNPFSSAIVFLGLALFLKGRKSAIVLIVIDFIMTALLYANVAYYRFFDDFLTFSTMKQAGNLGGGMTGGVLSSIKPHDLLYFLDIIILIAIVIWRPEVKKFQMKKTFALLIVAAGVGLFFVNLHLAEKDRPELLTRTFDHKYVVKYLGVYNYTIYDGVQSAQNATQVANASSEDLTDVVNYTASHYAKPNAEYFGKAKGKNIIKIHLESFQSFLIDYKLNGEEVTPFLNKLAHGKEDFTYFDNFFHQTGQGKTADAELMMDNSMFGLPEGAAFVTKGENTYQSLPAILDQKAGYTSAVLHGDYKSFWNRDTIYKHMGYDQFFDASYYNMDEENLVNMGLKDKPFFKESIPMLESMKKPFYAHLMTLTNHYPFNLDEKDATIAKATTGDKTVDNYFQTARYLDESLEQFFKDLKKSGMYKDSVILLYGDHNGISENHNRAMSEIQGKEITPYQNAQNQRVPLMIRIPGKQGGVNHTYGGEVDVMPTLLHLQGIDSNEYVNFGTDLFSKKHDQTVAFRNGNYVTPKYTLVDNTVYDTKTGKVVKQNKKTEAIKARVDNQLSLSDKVLYRDLLRFHKLSDFKPVNPSDYFYGKSKEKEEDSSAK
- a CDS encoding DUF2262 domain-containing protein; this encodes MKNNKQISAFKERFSEEIDHIIAVTGPSGVGAGKTGQESLWTASIPLIAWKEKDLITTENIRLCWLTDEEGLREKQAQLHKESIVTLQVRKGEGEFMLVSLIDTDTQDQELQEILEEAQKPVFYHDGMLGTFELVKGLDLFETTIQWSNQDCLLYFNLEEDEKVNDSLRTARQLMEEQTTWNSSIKSFAANQLIELAKDWQAQDDSAEKQEELTLDQFMSRISLESLHAYPDGEFEVYCHDGDLFWGHVIIVSGNINGTFQDAHIAG